The following coding sequences are from one Carassius gibelio isolate Cgi1373 ecotype wild population from Czech Republic chromosome B7, carGib1.2-hapl.c, whole genome shotgun sequence window:
- the LOC127961216 gene encoding F-box only protein 44 yields the protein MHKRVELAKRQKKMYQKTRMSTDSETRSDACSGQQSAVPLAVVEEVLLNLPAHQVVQVCRLVCHEWKELVDSATHWRVRCRREGLQPNDASRSPEDWCQFYFLSKFRRNLLKNPRADDGLQGWEIVQNRADNWATELNRIPFPDNTVTKCFVTSDSLCLKEQLIDLKEEGYSEAFMDQLRPHIKISDWYTPPSGYRSHYCLSVQFLDQERNPIITCHPDVFRQQGNDYPWCQITYIFRNYGSGIRFIRFTHGGMEWSGIRVTNSSVEICPATVF from the exons ATGCATAAAAGAGTAGAGTTGGCTAaacgtcaaaagaaaatgtatcaGAAAACAAGAATGTCGACAGACTCTGAAACCAGATCAGACGCA TGTTCAGGTCAGCAGTCAGCTGTTCCTCTGGCTGTGGTTGAGGAGGTCTTACTGAACCTGCCAGCACATCAGGTGGTCCAAGTCTGTCGGTTGGTGTGTCATGAGTGGAAGGAGCTGGTGGACAGTGCTACACACTGGAGAGTGCGCTGTCGGAGAGAGGGGCTCCAGCCGAATGATGCTTCCAGATCCCCAGAGGACTGGTGCCAGTTTTACTTTCTATCTAAGTTCAGACGTAACCTGCTCAAGAATCCCAGAGCTGATG ATGGACTTCAAGGATGGGAGATTGTACAGAATCGAGCTGACAACTGGGCAACCGAGTTGAACAGAATACCGTTTCCAGACAACACAGTCaccaaatgttttgtaacatctgATAG TCTGTGTTTGAAGGAGCAGCTGATTGATCTGAAGGAAGAAGGCTACAGTGAGGCTTTCATGGATCAGCTGCGACCTCATATCAAAATATCAGACTG GTATACCCCACCCTCTGGTTATAGAAGTCATTATTGCTTGTCTGTACAGTTCCTTGATCAGGAGAGGAATCCCATCATTACCTGCCATCCTGATGTTTTCCGTCAACAGGGGAACGATTATCCATGGTGTCAA ATTACCTACATCTTTAGGAATTATGGTTCTGGGATTAGATTTATCCGTTTCACTCATGGAGGAATGGAATGGTCTGGAATACGGGTTACTAACAGTAGTGTGGAAATCTGTCCAGCTACAGTTTTctag